The Lacerta agilis isolate rLacAgi1 chromosome 5, rLacAgi1.pri, whole genome shotgun sequence genome has a segment encoding these proteins:
- the TMEM207 gene encoding transmembrane protein 207: protein MRNLPPGLDFLLVLQTGEICLALAQGILYVETVKAPRLKAWSLSSPNGTPVSHVLCVFQASGSEAECESADRCDVYEEQSLIAWYIWFYISLFLAAILLCITACCLQRWVKRRRPSSSQRTVAVFALSDADSGHKSDGRLRTVPPIHPHPQWSSSDFIFDTVVRNGPPPSYEEIVKPGATQRCCSASRLRGDMAADPLSWGEDSES from the exons ATGAGGAACCTTCCACCGGGGCTGGACTTCCTTCTGGTCCTGCAAACCGGAGAGATCTGCTTGGCACTCGCCCAGGGAATCTTGTATGTTGAG ACAGTTAAAGCCCCAAGGTTGAAAGCCTGGAGTCTAAGCTCACCTAACGGCACCCCAGTTTCTCATGTTCTCTGTGTGTTTCAGGCATCGGGTTCAGAAGCAGAGTGTGAATCTGCTGACAG GTGTGATGTTTACGAAGAGCAGAGTCTGATTGCCTGGTACATCTG gtTCTACATCTCCCTTTTCTTGGCTGCGATCCTTCTGTGCATCACCGCCTGCTGCCTGCAGCGCTGGGTGAAACGGCGGAGGCCCTCCTCCTCTCAGCGGACAGTCGCCGTGTTTGCCCTCAGCGACGCCGATTCAGGACACA aGAGTGACGGTAGGCTGAGGACCGTGCCTCCAATCCACCCTCACCCCCAGTGGAGCTCCTCCGACTTCATCTTTGATACGGTGGTGAGGAATGGGCCACCTCCGTCCTACGAGGAGATCGTGAAGCCAGGGGCCACCCAGAGGTGCTGCTCAGCTTCCAGGCTGAGGGGGGACATGGCCGCAGATCCACTTTCATGGGGAGAGGACTCAGAGTCCTAG